The following nucleotide sequence is from Natronosalvus caseinilyticus.
TCGACGATCATCCACGTGCCGTCGTCGGTGAGCGTGTTACGGACGTGCGCCGCCGCACCCACCGGATCTCCCATGTCGTGGAGGGCGTCGAACGTGGCTACGAAGTCGTACCTCGCGCCGTTGTACGACTTGGCCGTCGCCACCTCGAAGCTGACACGGTCGGCGACGCCGGCTTCCGCTGCTCGCTCGCGGGCTGCCGCGATCGAGGGTTCGTGGGGGTCGATGCCGACGAACGTCGACTCCGGGTACGCCTCGGCCATCAGGATGGTCGAGGCGCCGTGGCCACAGCCCACGTCGGCGACGCGCCCACCGTCCTGGAGCGTCGCGTCCACCCCCTCGAGCGCGGGAATCCAGTTGTCGACCAGATTGGCCGCGTACTGAGGCCGCCAGGAGTGCTCGATTGCGTGGAAGAGGTCCGCGTCGTGTTCGTGCCACCCCACGCCCTCGCCCGTGCGGAACGCCTCGACGAGCTGTGATTCGATCCTGGCCGCCGACAGGGCGACCTGGAAGTTTCCGACCATGAACGCCGGGCTGGTCTCGTCGGCGAGCACCGCGGCCTGCTCGGGGGTGAGGGTGTAGCGGTCCATCTCCGCATCGTAGGTGACGTACCCCCCGGCGGCCTGTGCGGGGAGCCACTCGCGGACGTACCGTTCCGCAGTATCCGTTTTCTCGGCCAGTTCGGCCGACGTGAGCGGCCCCACATCAGCGAGCGTCTCGTACAGGCCGAGTTCGTCGCCGATGACGACGAGTGGTGCGTGCGCTGTCGCTCCGAAGTCGGTTATCGCCGTCTGTACGTGCTGGTTCAATCGTTCTTCGTCGAGTGTCATGAGTGGTCGTCGTAGGTGTCGTCGGCTGGATTGCTGAGTGCGTTCGGTCGCCCGATTCTCACGTCCCACCCTCGAGGCGGCTCGACGGCGCCTTCGTGTGGGTACAGTCTCACTCGTCGATTCGCGTCAGCATGATGTTGCGGTGTTTACATCGATCACGGTGTCTTCGCTGACCACGGTGTGAACGATGAGCGATGGTGAGATGACGACCTCGTCAGCTGTGGATCAAGTCGCTGTGGCCAGGCCGGACGATCTCGAAACACTCGACCAACGATCAGCAGACCATTGGACACGGGCGTCTTACCCCATAGGTTAATATCATGTTATGAGTTACCAATAAACATGGAAACTGCACTCGAGGACGTCGCGTTTCTCGCGAACTCGGAGAACCGCGTGGCAGTCTTGGAGTTCCTCGTCGAGGCACCGCACAGTCACGACGAGATCCGTGATCGGATCGGTGCATCGCGGGTGACGACCGCGCGCATTCTCCGAGAGTTCGAAGCGCGCAACTGGATCGCACGCTCGGGACAGGAGTGTACGGTGACACCGACCGGTGAATGGGTGTGTGACGAGCTCACGCGTTTGGTGGGCGAAATGGAGGCCGAACGTCGTCTGCGTGAACCGCTGCAGTGGCTGCCGTCCGACCTTCTGACGTTCGACGTCCGGCGCCTTCGCGACGCCGAACTCGTCGTTCTCGAGGAGAGTGACGCGACCGCCATCGTTCGACGAATACTCGAATTTCGCCGCTCTGGCGACCGGATTCGGGGCGTTACACGCACGGTCGCCCCGGAGTTCATCGAAAACGACTGGAAATCGACCGTCCACGGGGACACGCACCTCGAAATGGTGATCACACCGGACGTCCTCGACGCCATCCGAACCCATTCGACCTCCGCGAAGCAGTTGCGTGAGATGCTCGAGGAAACGGACGTCCACGTTTCCGTCTTCGACGACGTCCCGATCTCAGTCGGGATCGTCGACGGCGCGGTTGGAATCGACCTCACCGACGAGCAGGGCGTCGTCAAAGGAGGGTTCGTCACCGAAGACGAGGCCGTCTATGAGTGGGCAGTCGACCTCTTCGAAGCGTGCCGTGACGAAGCGAACCCCGTGGATCCTGACGAGGTCGCGGCTGACCACTCGGTTGGCGCCAATCCTGCTCAGTCTCGAGAGCGAGACGGGCCCGCGTCGTAGTCCGTCTCGCCGGGGTCGTCCACGGATCTCGCCGTCTTGCCGTGGGGGCCTCGCCCCATTCGCGCGTGTCGGAACCGCTCGAGCCCCTTCGAAAACGTTCGACCCAGCGCTGGCGTTGGGTGGCTCACCAGCTACCTGTAGACTCGACGAACCCCGTGACTGTGTCGCTTCTCCGACGTCGTGGAACTCGTCGAGGGCGAACGCTCGATGCGTCTCAGCCGTCAACTTCCGCGATCTGGTCAATGGGTGTTCCGAGGGGCCTGCGGTACCAGGTTACTGGGGGGTGACGGTTCGACGGTACCGCGAGGTCCCGTTCGGTTCCGTCACAGGGTTCGTGCGTGGAGCAAGAATCCGAGGGTGAACAGCACCGGAACGACGACGAGCAATCCGAAGAGGTACAGGAAGAGTACGTTCAGAAGCACCAACCCACTGTACGAAATTTCTCGCTTCCCGAGTGTATTCAGTGTACTGTACGCGATCTGGGTCCGTCCGAGCACCACCATGACGCAGATACTCGAATGCGAGTATGATAACCTTTCTGGCTATTCGTGTTTCCGGGAGTGTGCGATATATTGATATATGACCGCTCGTCGAGGACTAGGACTGGCAAATATACCGCTTTCGATACCCTCTTTGAGCTTCCACGACGAGCGCGAGCATGACCCACGACATCGCCGTCGTCCCAGGCGACGGAATCGGCCAGGAAGTGACGCCGGCGGCGCTCGAGGTGCTCGAGTCACTGGACATCGATTTCTCGTTTCACGAGGCGGCGGCGGGCGACGCCGTGAAGGCCGAAACCGGCGAGGCACTTCCCCAGGAGACCTACGATCTCGTCGCCTCGAGCGACGCGACGCTCTTCGGTGCCGCGGGCGAAACCGCTGCGGACGTGATCCTTCCGTTGCGCGAGGCCGTCGACTCGTTCGTCAACGTGCGGCCCGCCAGGGCCTACCCCGGCGTCGACGCGGTTCGGCCGGAGACGGACCTCGTCTTCCTCCGTGAGAACACCGAGGGAGTTTACTCGGGCCACGAAACCCGGCTGAGCGACGACCTCTCGACGCTGACGCGCGTGGTGACCGACTCGGCCTCGCGGCGACTCGCCGCGTTCGCCTGCGAGTTCGTCGACGATCGCGGCCTCGACGAATTCACGGTCGTCCACAAGGCGAACGTCATGCGCGAAACCGACGGTCGGTTTCGCGACGCGGTCGTCGACGTAGCCGACGCCCGTGGCGTCGAAACCAGGGAGGTGCTCATGGACGCCTTCGCCACCCACGTCTGTCTCGACCCGACGCAGTTCGACGTGGTCGTCTGTCCGAACCTCGCGGGCGACGTGCTCTCGGACCTCGCGGCCGGGCTCGTCGGCGGTCTCGGCTTACTCCCGAGCGCGAACATCGGTCCCGACCGAGCGCTCTTCGAGCCGGTCCACGGCACTGCGCCCGACATCGCCGGCCAGGGCATCGCTAACCCCGCCGCCGCCATCCTCTCGGCGGCGATGTTGCTCGAGTACCTCGGCCACGAGGACGAGGGCGCGGCCGTCCGGGAGGCCGTCGAGGATGTGCTCGAGAACGGCCCACGGACGGGTGACCTCGGCGGCGACGCCTCGACAGACGAGGTGACGGCGGCAGTTATCGATCGACTGTAGGCAGTTTTGACTCCTTTTGATTGAATGTGATTGATTCAGGGAAAGATATTTATATTACTATTCCGAATGTGTGATCGGAACGCATGGATAACAATCGCAACCAATCACAATCCGATGGAAACAATCATTCTCACTCTCGGCGTCGAGTTCTTGAGATGACCGGTGCCGTCGGCGCTGCTGGTATAACCAGCCTTGCAGGGTGTCTCAGTAATATCACTGGCGGCAACGGCGGTGGTTCCGTCTCGGAAGACGATGAATTCCAGAGCGAACTCGAGAAGTTGAACCTCGCGGAAAATTGGCGCGAGCGGCGGCTGACCAGCTTCGACGAGTGGCCGGAGGACGTTCGCTCTCAGTTCCCCGATCCGGATCAGGGCGGCGTCGTTGATGCGTGGGCCTCGAGTGAAGCAGTGCAGCAAGGCCCGTGGTCGCCACCGGACAACTGGGAGGATACCATTGCG
It contains:
- a CDS encoding class I SAM-dependent methyltransferase, coding for MTLDEERLNQHVQTAITDFGATAHAPLVVIGDELGLYETLADVGPLTSAELAEKTDTAERYVREWLPAQAAGGYVTYDAEMDRYTLTPEQAAVLADETSPAFMVGNFQVALSAARIESQLVEAFRTGEGVGWHEHDADLFHAIEHSWRPQYAANLVDNWIPALEGVDATLQDGGRVADVGCGHGASTILMAEAYPESTFVGIDPHEPSIAAARERAAEAGVADRVSFEVATAKSYNGARYDFVATFDALHDMGDPVGAAAHVRNTLTDDGTWMIVELFANDRVADNLNPMGRAAYSISTLICTPCALDQEAERVLGAQAGETGIREAVTDGGFTRFRRAAETPLNLVFEAKP
- a CDS encoding helix-turn-helix transcriptional regulator encodes the protein METALEDVAFLANSENRVAVLEFLVEAPHSHDEIRDRIGASRVTTARILREFEARNWIARSGQECTVTPTGEWVCDELTRLVGEMEAERRLREPLQWLPSDLLTFDVRRLRDAELVVLEESDATAIVRRILEFRRSGDRIRGVTRTVAPEFIENDWKSTVHGDTHLEMVITPDVLDAIRTHSTSAKQLREMLEETDVHVSVFDDVPISVGIVDGAVGIDLTDEQGVVKGGFVTEDEAVYEWAVDLFEACRDEANPVDPDEVAADHSVGANPAQSRERDGPAS
- a CDS encoding isocitrate/isopropylmalate dehydrogenase family protein, yielding MTHDIAVVPGDGIGQEVTPAALEVLESLDIDFSFHEAAAGDAVKAETGEALPQETYDLVASSDATLFGAAGETAADVILPLREAVDSFVNVRPARAYPGVDAVRPETDLVFLRENTEGVYSGHETRLSDDLSTLTRVVTDSASRRLAAFACEFVDDRGLDEFTVVHKANVMRETDGRFRDAVVDVADARGVETREVLMDAFATHVCLDPTQFDVVVCPNLAGDVLSDLAAGLVGGLGLLPSANIGPDRALFEPVHGTAPDIAGQGIANPAAAILSAAMLLEYLGHEDEGAAVREAVEDVLENGPRTGDLGGDASTDEVTAAVIDRL